One stretch of Scatophagus argus isolate fScaArg1 chromosome 18, fScaArg1.pri, whole genome shotgun sequence DNA includes these proteins:
- the LOC124049941 gene encoding melanoma receptor tyrosine-protein kinase-like isoform X1 yields the protein MKFRGGGGGGGGEALLLLLLLLGRCSCTSPGRRVCQGMSNQLTLLGTRDNHYDNMVRMYANCSVVLENLEITYTLEHQDLSFLQSIQEVGGYVLIAMNEAPIIPLVSLRLIRGQNLYENRFALLVMSNYNRNHSSADATYTGGLTQLQLSSLTEILRGGVKMIYNPLLCNVETIQWWDILDKDSNPSIDLKMDTFTSSCEKCDPGCVNGSCWAPGPDHCQRFTKLQCAEQCSGRCRGPKPIDCCNEHCAAGCTGPRATDCLACKDFNDDGTCKDACPPLTLYDPKTHQVVNNPKAKFTFGATCVKACPHNYVVTGGSCVRSCSAGMYEVEEDGAQRCKACEGPCPKACDGVGVGALINTMAVNASNIESFRNCTKINGDVSFIETSFTGDAHYKIPPMDLAKLEYFRTVKEITGFLLIQSWPENLTSLSVFENLQIIRGRTTRIHHSLAVVRAKHLRWLGLRSLKEVSAGRVVMRDNPQLCYTRSDQWNRFFRSKDQIVIMRNNSPPDVCEQQNRTCDSECTDEGCWGPGPAMCVSCRHFNRGGRCVALCHLLQGEPREVEVNGSCVECHPECVLQTGVLTCRGPGPDQCSLCAHFKDGPHCVLRCPHGVLGDGDALIWKYPDRKGQCQPCHQNCTQGCSGPGLSGCTGIIESILHPTRPHSTATHSTLAAAVVGGLLIAVIVSLVIFVLLRRRRIRKKRALRRLLQEKELVEPLSPSGEAPNQALLRILKETEFKKIRVLGSGAFGTVFKGLWIPEGENVRIPVAIKVLREATSPKANKEILDEAYVMASVDHPHVCRLLGICLTSSVQLVTQLMQYGCLLDYVRHHRDQIGAQWLLNWCVQIAKGMNYLEERHLVHRDLAARNVLVKTPNHVKITDFGLAKLLTSDEKEYQADGGKVPIKWMALESILQWTYTHQSDVWSYGVTVWEVMTFGSKPYDGIPAGKVTSVLERGERLPQPPICTIDVYMLMVKCWMIDPSSRPRFRELVTEFSKMARDPSRYLVIQGELPSPSDSRFYSRLLSSDDMEDVVDADEYLLPNNGLSNHDNRPCNATAGRPVRENSVALRYITDPTHNSPDEDGFFGHEYMNQSLSETSQSSRLSEVLNPHYEDLSQGWGTALLPSPLEDLKSADLNPFGPVPGGPEYLNTAQNSLPLAASDILDNPDYQANFLPQATPSATNTTSLPGNGLFLPAAENLEYLGLGAALHAPVR from the exons ATGAAGTTtcgtggaggaggaggaggaggaggaggagaggcgctgctgttgttgctgttgctgctcgGCCGCTGCAGCTGCACCAGCCCCGGCAGGAGAG tgtgtcagGGAATGAGCAACCAGTTGACGTTGTTGGGGACTCGTGATAATCACTACGACAACATGGTGAGGATGTACGCCAACTGCTCCGTGGTCCTGGAGAACCTGGAGATCACCTACACTCTGGAACACCAGGACCTGTCCTTCCTCCAG TCTATCCAGGAAGTCGGCGGCTACGTTCTGATCGCCATGAACGAGGCCCCAATCATCCCATTGGTCAGTCTGAGGCTGATCCGAGGACAGAACCTCTACGAGAACCGGTTCGCTCTGCTGGTGATGTCGAACTACAACAGGAACCATTCGTCTGCAGATGCCACCTACACCGGTGGCctgacacagctgcagctcagcagtctgacag AGATCCTGAGAGGAGGAGTAAAGATGATCTACAATCCCTTGCTGTGCAACGTCGAGACCATCCAGTGGTGGGACATCCTGGACAAGGACAGCAACCCCAGCATAGACCTGAAGATGGACACCTTCACATCTTCAT gtgaGAAGTGTGATCCGGGTTGTGTTAACGGGTCATGTTGGGCACCAGGACCGGATCACTGTCAGAGAT TCACCAAGCTGCAGTGTGCGGAGCAGTGCAGCGGACGCTGTCGCGGTCCCAAACCCATCGACTGCTGTAATGAACACTGTGCTGCAGGATGCACAGGACCTCGAGCCACCGACTGCCTG GCCTGCAAGGATTTTAATGATGATGGGACCTGTAAAGATGCTTGTCCTCCTTTGACACTCTACGACCCAAAAACCCACCAGGTGGTCAACAACCCCAAAGCCAAGTTCACCTTCGGGGCGACCTGCGTCAAGGCCTGCCCAC ATAACTACGTGGTGACAGGTGGATCATGCGTCCGATCCTGCAGCGCCGGGATGTacgaggtggaggaggacggAGCGCAACGCTGCAAAGCCTGTGAGGGACCCTGTCCTAAAG CCTGTGACGGAGTCGGGGTCGGCGCCCTGATCAACACCATGGCCGTCAACGCCTCCAACATCGAGTCCTTCAGGAACTGCACTAAGATCAACGGGGACGTGTCCTTCATTGAAACCTCCTTCACCGG GGACGCTCACTATAAAATCCCTCCCATGGACCTGGCGAAGCTGGAGTACTTCAGGACGGTGAAGGAAATCACAG gGTTCCTGTTGATTCAGTCCTGGCCAGAGAATCTGACTTCGCTGTCAGTGTTTGAGAACCTGCAGATCATCAGAGGAAGAACAACACGAAT TCATCACAGTTTGGCGGTGGTGAGGGCGAAGCACCTCCGCTGGCTCGGTCTGCGCTCCCTGAAGGAGGTGAGCGCCGGCCGGGTGGTGATGAGGGACAACCCTCAGCTGTGCTACACCCGGTCTGATCAGTGGAACCGCTTCTTCAGGTCCAAGGACCAGATCGTCATCATGCGCAACAACTCCCCGCCCGACGTCTGCG agcagcagaatcGAACCTGTGACTCAGAGTGCACAGACGAGGGCTGCTGGGGTCCGGGTCCCGCAATGTGTGTCTCCTGTCGGCATTTCAACCGTGGGGGGCGCTGTGTGGCGCTCTGTCACCTGCTGCAGGG CGAGCCcagagaggtggaggtgaaTGGCAGCTGTGTGGAGTGTCACCCGGAGTGTGTCCTGCAGACCGGCGTCCTGACCTGCCGCGGTCCG GGTCCTGACCAGTGTTCCCTCTGCGCCCATTTTAAAGACGGTCCTCACTGCGTGCTGCGCTGCCCCCACGGCGTGCTGGGAGACGGAGACGCGCTGATCTGGAAATACCCTGACAGGAAAGGCCAGTGCCAGCCCTGCCACCAGAACTGCACCCAGGG gtgtTCGGGTCCTGGACTGTCTGGATGCACTGG AATAATTGAAAGCATCCTGCATCCTACGCGTCCCCACAGCACCGCCACACACTCCACGCTGGCAGCGGCCGTAGTCGGTGGGCTCTTGATTGCTGTCATTGTGTCGTTGGTCATCTTTGTGTTGCTACGGAGACGACGAATCAGGAAGAAGAGGGCACTGCGGCGCCTGCTGCAGGAGAAAGAG CTGGTGGAGCCGTTGTCTCCCAGCGGTGAAGCTCCTAACCAGGCCCTGCTGAGGATCCTGAAGGAGACGGAGTTCAAGAAGATCAGGGTGCTCGGCTCGGGAGCCTTCGGGACCGTCTTCAAG GGTCTCTGGATCCCCGAAGGGGAGAACGTGAGGATCCCAGTGGCCATCAAAGTTCTCAGAGAGGCCACATCACCCAAAGCCAACAAGGAAATCCTGGAT gaggcgTATGTGATGGCGAGTGTGGATCACCCTCATGTGTGTCGACTGCTGGGAATCTGCCTGACGTCGTCGGTCCAGCTGGTGACTCAGCTGATGCAGTACGGCTGCTTGCTGGACTACGTCCGACACCACAGGGACCAGATCGGGGCTCAGTGGCTGCTGAACTGGTGCGTCCAGATCGCCAAG gGAATGAACTACCTGGAAGAGCGTCACCTGGTGCATCGAGACCTGGCAGCGAGGAACGTCCTGGTAAAAACTCCAAACCACGTCAAGATCACCGACTTTGGCCTGGCCAAACTGCTGACGTCTGATGAGAAGGAATACCAGGCTGATGGCGGGAAG GTTCCCATCAAGTGGATGGCGTTGGAGTCGATCCTCCAGTGGACCTACACACATCAGAGCGATGTCTGGAGCTACG GCGTGACGGTGTGGGAGGTGATGACGTTCGGCTCCAAACCGTACGACGGCATCCCGGCCGGCAAGGTCACGTCGGTGCTGGAGAGAGGGGAACGTCTGCCTCAGCCGCCCATCTGCACCATCGACGTCTACATGCTCATGGTCAAAT gtTGGATGATCGACCCGTCCAGTCGTCCCAGGTTCAGAGAGCTGGTAACCGAGTTCTCAAAAATGGCCAGAGATCCTTCCAGATACCTGGTCATACAG GGCGAGCTGCCCAGTCCATCAGACAGCAGGTTTTACTCTCGCCTGCTGAGTTCGGACGACATGGAGGATGTGGTCGATGCCGATGAATACCTGCTACCTAACAATGGACTGAGTAACCATGACAACCGTCCCTGCAACGCCACG GCGGGTCGTCCAGTCAGGGAGAACAGCGTCGCACTGCGTTACATCACCGACCCGACTCACAACTCGCCGGATGAGGATGGCTTCTTCGGCCACG agtACATGAACCAGAGTCTGAGTGAAACCAGCCAGAGCAGCAGACTCTCCGAGGTTCTCAATCCCCACTACGAGGACCTGAGCCAGGGCTGGGGCACCGCCTTGCTCCCGTCCCCGCTGGAGGATCTGAAATCTGCAGATCTGAATCCTTTTGGCCCAGTCCCTGGGGGACCTGAATACCTGAACACCGCCCAAAACTCACTTCCCCTGGCAGCCAGCGACATCCTCGACAACCCGGACTACCAGGCCAACTTCCTGCCGCAGGCCACACCCTCGGCCACCAACACCACCTCTTTACCGGGGAACGGTCTGTTCCTCCCGGCAGCGGAGAACCTCGAGTACTTGGGTCTGGGTGCTGCACTGCATGCTCCTGTCCGCTAG
- the LOC124049941 gene encoding melanoma receptor tyrosine-protein kinase-like isoform X2, whose translation MKFRGGGGGGGGEALLLLLLLLGRCSCTSPGRRVCQGMSNQLTLLGTRDNHYDNMVRMYANCSVVLENLEITYTLEHQDLSFLQSIQEVGGYVLIAMNEAPIIPLVSLRLIRGQNLYENRFALLVMSNYNRNHSSADATYTGGLTQLQLSSLTEILRGGVKMIYNPLLCNVETIQWWDILDKDSNPSIDLKMDTFTSSCEKCDPGCVNGSCWAPGPDHCQRFTKLQCAEQCSGRCRGPKPIDCCNEHCAAGCTGPRATDCLACKDFNDDGTCKDACPPLTLYDPKTHQVVNNPKAKFTFGATCVKACPHNYVVTGGSCVRSCSAGMYEVEEDGAQRCKACEGPCPKACDGVGVGALINTMAVNASNIESFRNCTKINGDVSFIETSFTGDAHYKIPPMDLAKLEYFRTVKEITGFLLIQSWPENLTSLSVFENLQIIRGRTTRIHHSLAVVRAKHLRWLGLRSLKEVSAGRVVMRDNPQLCYTRSDQWNRFFRSKDQIVIMRNNSPPDVCEQQNRTCDSECTDEGCWGPGPAMCVSCRHFNRGGRCVALCHLLQGEPREVEVNGSCVECHPECVLQTGVLTCRGPGPDQCSLCAHFKDGPHCVLRCPHGVLGDGDALIWKYPDRKGQCQPCHQNCTQGCSGPGLSGCTGTATHSTLAAAVVGGLLIAVIVSLVIFVLLRRRRIRKKRALRRLLQEKELVEPLSPSGEAPNQALLRILKETEFKKIRVLGSGAFGTVFKGLWIPEGENVRIPVAIKVLREATSPKANKEILDEAYVMASVDHPHVCRLLGICLTSSVQLVTQLMQYGCLLDYVRHHRDQIGAQWLLNWCVQIAKGMNYLEERHLVHRDLAARNVLVKTPNHVKITDFGLAKLLTSDEKEYQADGGKVPIKWMALESILQWTYTHQSDVWSYGVTVWEVMTFGSKPYDGIPAGKVTSVLERGERLPQPPICTIDVYMLMVKCWMIDPSSRPRFRELVTEFSKMARDPSRYLVIQGELPSPSDSRFYSRLLSSDDMEDVVDADEYLLPNNGLSNHDNRPCNATAGRPVRENSVALRYITDPTHNSPDEDGFFGHEYMNQSLSETSQSSRLSEVLNPHYEDLSQGWGTALLPSPLEDLKSADLNPFGPVPGGPEYLNTAQNSLPLAASDILDNPDYQANFLPQATPSATNTTSLPGNGLFLPAAENLEYLGLGAALHAPVR comes from the exons ATGAAGTTtcgtggaggaggaggaggaggaggaggagaggcgctgctgttgttgctgttgctgctcgGCCGCTGCAGCTGCACCAGCCCCGGCAGGAGAG tgtgtcagGGAATGAGCAACCAGTTGACGTTGTTGGGGACTCGTGATAATCACTACGACAACATGGTGAGGATGTACGCCAACTGCTCCGTGGTCCTGGAGAACCTGGAGATCACCTACACTCTGGAACACCAGGACCTGTCCTTCCTCCAG TCTATCCAGGAAGTCGGCGGCTACGTTCTGATCGCCATGAACGAGGCCCCAATCATCCCATTGGTCAGTCTGAGGCTGATCCGAGGACAGAACCTCTACGAGAACCGGTTCGCTCTGCTGGTGATGTCGAACTACAACAGGAACCATTCGTCTGCAGATGCCACCTACACCGGTGGCctgacacagctgcagctcagcagtctgacag AGATCCTGAGAGGAGGAGTAAAGATGATCTACAATCCCTTGCTGTGCAACGTCGAGACCATCCAGTGGTGGGACATCCTGGACAAGGACAGCAACCCCAGCATAGACCTGAAGATGGACACCTTCACATCTTCAT gtgaGAAGTGTGATCCGGGTTGTGTTAACGGGTCATGTTGGGCACCAGGACCGGATCACTGTCAGAGAT TCACCAAGCTGCAGTGTGCGGAGCAGTGCAGCGGACGCTGTCGCGGTCCCAAACCCATCGACTGCTGTAATGAACACTGTGCTGCAGGATGCACAGGACCTCGAGCCACCGACTGCCTG GCCTGCAAGGATTTTAATGATGATGGGACCTGTAAAGATGCTTGTCCTCCTTTGACACTCTACGACCCAAAAACCCACCAGGTGGTCAACAACCCCAAAGCCAAGTTCACCTTCGGGGCGACCTGCGTCAAGGCCTGCCCAC ATAACTACGTGGTGACAGGTGGATCATGCGTCCGATCCTGCAGCGCCGGGATGTacgaggtggaggaggacggAGCGCAACGCTGCAAAGCCTGTGAGGGACCCTGTCCTAAAG CCTGTGACGGAGTCGGGGTCGGCGCCCTGATCAACACCATGGCCGTCAACGCCTCCAACATCGAGTCCTTCAGGAACTGCACTAAGATCAACGGGGACGTGTCCTTCATTGAAACCTCCTTCACCGG GGACGCTCACTATAAAATCCCTCCCATGGACCTGGCGAAGCTGGAGTACTTCAGGACGGTGAAGGAAATCACAG gGTTCCTGTTGATTCAGTCCTGGCCAGAGAATCTGACTTCGCTGTCAGTGTTTGAGAACCTGCAGATCATCAGAGGAAGAACAACACGAAT TCATCACAGTTTGGCGGTGGTGAGGGCGAAGCACCTCCGCTGGCTCGGTCTGCGCTCCCTGAAGGAGGTGAGCGCCGGCCGGGTGGTGATGAGGGACAACCCTCAGCTGTGCTACACCCGGTCTGATCAGTGGAACCGCTTCTTCAGGTCCAAGGACCAGATCGTCATCATGCGCAACAACTCCCCGCCCGACGTCTGCG agcagcagaatcGAACCTGTGACTCAGAGTGCACAGACGAGGGCTGCTGGGGTCCGGGTCCCGCAATGTGTGTCTCCTGTCGGCATTTCAACCGTGGGGGGCGCTGTGTGGCGCTCTGTCACCTGCTGCAGGG CGAGCCcagagaggtggaggtgaaTGGCAGCTGTGTGGAGTGTCACCCGGAGTGTGTCCTGCAGACCGGCGTCCTGACCTGCCGCGGTCCG GGTCCTGACCAGTGTTCCCTCTGCGCCCATTTTAAAGACGGTCCTCACTGCGTGCTGCGCTGCCCCCACGGCGTGCTGGGAGACGGAGACGCGCTGATCTGGAAATACCCTGACAGGAAAGGCCAGTGCCAGCCCTGCCACCAGAACTGCACCCAGGG gtgtTCGGGTCCTGGACTGTCTGGATGCACTGG CACCGCCACACACTCCACGCTGGCAGCGGCCGTAGTCGGTGGGCTCTTGATTGCTGTCATTGTGTCGTTGGTCATCTTTGTGTTGCTACGGAGACGACGAATCAGGAAGAAGAGGGCACTGCGGCGCCTGCTGCAGGAGAAAGAG CTGGTGGAGCCGTTGTCTCCCAGCGGTGAAGCTCCTAACCAGGCCCTGCTGAGGATCCTGAAGGAGACGGAGTTCAAGAAGATCAGGGTGCTCGGCTCGGGAGCCTTCGGGACCGTCTTCAAG GGTCTCTGGATCCCCGAAGGGGAGAACGTGAGGATCCCAGTGGCCATCAAAGTTCTCAGAGAGGCCACATCACCCAAAGCCAACAAGGAAATCCTGGAT gaggcgTATGTGATGGCGAGTGTGGATCACCCTCATGTGTGTCGACTGCTGGGAATCTGCCTGACGTCGTCGGTCCAGCTGGTGACTCAGCTGATGCAGTACGGCTGCTTGCTGGACTACGTCCGACACCACAGGGACCAGATCGGGGCTCAGTGGCTGCTGAACTGGTGCGTCCAGATCGCCAAG gGAATGAACTACCTGGAAGAGCGTCACCTGGTGCATCGAGACCTGGCAGCGAGGAACGTCCTGGTAAAAACTCCAAACCACGTCAAGATCACCGACTTTGGCCTGGCCAAACTGCTGACGTCTGATGAGAAGGAATACCAGGCTGATGGCGGGAAG GTTCCCATCAAGTGGATGGCGTTGGAGTCGATCCTCCAGTGGACCTACACACATCAGAGCGATGTCTGGAGCTACG GCGTGACGGTGTGGGAGGTGATGACGTTCGGCTCCAAACCGTACGACGGCATCCCGGCCGGCAAGGTCACGTCGGTGCTGGAGAGAGGGGAACGTCTGCCTCAGCCGCCCATCTGCACCATCGACGTCTACATGCTCATGGTCAAAT gtTGGATGATCGACCCGTCCAGTCGTCCCAGGTTCAGAGAGCTGGTAACCGAGTTCTCAAAAATGGCCAGAGATCCTTCCAGATACCTGGTCATACAG GGCGAGCTGCCCAGTCCATCAGACAGCAGGTTTTACTCTCGCCTGCTGAGTTCGGACGACATGGAGGATGTGGTCGATGCCGATGAATACCTGCTACCTAACAATGGACTGAGTAACCATGACAACCGTCCCTGCAACGCCACG GCGGGTCGTCCAGTCAGGGAGAACAGCGTCGCACTGCGTTACATCACCGACCCGACTCACAACTCGCCGGATGAGGATGGCTTCTTCGGCCACG agtACATGAACCAGAGTCTGAGTGAAACCAGCCAGAGCAGCAGACTCTCCGAGGTTCTCAATCCCCACTACGAGGACCTGAGCCAGGGCTGGGGCACCGCCTTGCTCCCGTCCCCGCTGGAGGATCTGAAATCTGCAGATCTGAATCCTTTTGGCCCAGTCCCTGGGGGACCTGAATACCTGAACACCGCCCAAAACTCACTTCCCCTGGCAGCCAGCGACATCCTCGACAACCCGGACTACCAGGCCAACTTCCTGCCGCAGGCCACACCCTCGGCCACCAACACCACCTCTTTACCGGGGAACGGTCTGTTCCTCCCGGCAGCGGAGAACCTCGAGTACTTGGGTCTGGGTGCTGCACTGCATGCTCCTGTCCGCTAG